One part of the Malus sylvestris chromosome 2, drMalSylv7.2, whole genome shotgun sequence genome encodes these proteins:
- the LOC126583818 gene encoding uncharacterized protein LOC126583818 — translation MVDVDRRMTGLNPAHVAGLRRLSARAAAGPPTPTTASKSTLPVRNGLLSFASLADNVISHLKSSGFQVQPGLSESEFARAEAEFGFIFPPDLKAILSAGLPVGPGFPDWRAAGARLGLKASLDLPIAAISFQIARNTLWSKSWGLRPSDPEKALRVARTALKRAPLLIPIFNHCYIPCNPCLAGNPIFFVDENRIFCCGLDLSDFFERESLFRKSETDPYILKKQRSVSEKSAGSSSNFSRRSLDTGYGSGTKTPRWVEFWSDAAVDRRRRNSNSSSSSCSSPERFFDMPSRSEIPKWVDEYIDQIGSALRQGGWSDTDISDIVSVSASGFFEGEMVMLDNQAVLDALLLKADRFSDSLRKAGWSSEEVSDALGFNFRPEKERKPAKKLSPELVEKIGKLAESVSR, via the coding sequence ATGGTCGATGTCGACCGGCGAATGACCGGCCTCAACCCGGCTCACGTAGCCGGCCTCCGCCGCCTCTCCGCCCGAGCCGCTGCTGGCCCACCAACCCCGACAACCGCCTCAAAATCCACCCTTCCCGTACGGAATGGCCTTCTCTCCTTCGCCTCTCTAGCTGACAACGTCATATCCCACCTCAAAAGCTCCGGTTTCCAGGTCCAGCCGGGTCTGTCCGAATCCGAGTTCGCCCGGGCAGAAGCTGAGTTCGGATTCATATTCCCTCCCGACCTCAAAGCTATTCTCTCAGCTGGGTTGCCGGTGGGCCCGGGTTTCCCGGACTGGCGCGCCGCCGGTGCCCGCCTCGGTCTCAAGGCCTCGCTCGACCTCCCGATCGCTGCGATTTCGTTTCAAATCGCGAGGAACACCCTTTGGTCTAAGTCCTGGGGTCTGAGACCGTCCGACCCGGAAAAGGCCTTGCGGGTCGCGAGAACCGCTTTGAAGAGAGCCCCGCTTTTGATACCAATTTTCAACCATTGCTACATTCCTTGCAACCCCTGTTTGGCGGGGAACCCCATCTTCTTCGTCGACGAGAATCGGATCTTCTGTTGCGGGTTGGATCTATCCGATTTCTTCGAGCGGGAGTCATTGTTTCGGAAATCGGAGACCGACCCGTATATCCTAAAGAAGCAGAGATCAGTGAGCGAGAAATCGGCCGGGTCGTCTTCGAATTTCTCGCGGCGGAGCCTAGACACTGGTTACGGGTCAGGAACCAAAACACCGAGATGGGTCGAGTTTTGGAGCGACGCCGCCGTGGATCGTCGCCGGAGGAATTCAAACTCTTCCTCGTCCTCGTGCTCTTCGCCGGAAAGGTTCTTCGATATGCCGTCGAGGTCCGAAATCCCGAAATGGGTGGACGAGTACATTGATCAAATCGGGTCGGCTTTGAGACAGGGCGGGTGGAGCGACACGGATATATCAGACATTGTTTCCGTATCGGCCTCCGGCTTTTTCGAGGGAGAAATGGTCATGCTGGATAACCAAGCGGTGCTCGACGCGCTGCTGCTTAAAGCGGATCGGTTCTCGGATTCGCTCCGAAAAGCCGGGTGGAGCTCTGAGGAAGTTTCGGACGCTTTGGGTTTCAATTTTCGACCCGAGAAGGAGAGGAAACCGGCTAAGAAGCTGTCTCCGGAGCTCGTGGAAAAAATAGGGAAACTGGCTGAGTCGGTTTCCCGGTAA